Genomic DNA from Methanofastidiosum sp.:
GCCCATAGCAATTCCTCCTATGAACATCGAAAGGTATAACGGACTTGTGAGGATTGATGCGTTCTTCTTTCTGGGAGGTTTTTCCATGAGCCCTTCGTGAAACGCCTCCATTGAAAGGGTAACAGCCGGTGGCCCGTCCATTATTATATTAATCCAAAGTATCTGGACTGGCAATAGAGGCAGCGGAGCTCCAGTCATGATTGTAGTGAACATTAGGATTATGGCGCCAATGTTTGTTGAGAGTTGGAATCTTAGGAATTTTCTGATGTTGTCATATATCCTTCTCCCTTCACGGATTGCAGTGACAATTGTATTAAAATTATCATCCATCAAAATCATGTTCGATGCTTCCCTTGCGACATCAGTTCCTATTAATCCCATAGAAACACCGATGTCTGCCATTTTTAGTGCAGGTGCATCGTTTACGCCATCGCCTGTGACTGCAACTACCTCGCCCACCTCCTTTAGAGTCTCAACAATCTTCACCTTGTGGAATGGGCTTGCACGGTAGTAGACAACAACATCTCGAACAATTGATGCAAACTTATCCTTAGACATCTCATCAAGCTCTTTCCCCGAAAGAGTCATGTCGCCTGCTTCGAGTATACCTGCTTCTCTTGCAATGGAAAGGCCAGTTTCCCTCTGATCCCCTGTAATCATTGCAACCTTAATCCCCGCTTTTTTGCATAGTGCTATCGCATCTTTTACTTCGGGCCTTAATGGGTCTTTGAAGAAGGCCATGCCGACAAATATTATGTCTTCCTCACTGTCTCCTTCTTTGTATCCAAGGGCAAGCGCCCTGAGGCCCTGGGCAGCATATTCACGATTCTTAATAATAATATCTTCCCTGTCTTTTTCTGAAAGCTGAACTAATTTTCCATTGATAAGTCCATATTTAGAGCGCGAAATAATAACTCGTGGGGCCCCTTTGATGTATGTTGTCTTCTTGCCACCTTCATCAATAAGAACTGACATCATCATCTTTTCTGAATCAAAGGGATTTTCTTTTATCCTCTCAACTCTGTGATGATGATAATTTCTTTTCTTTGCAAATACCTTTAGTGCTCCTTCAACAGGGTCCCCAATTACTTCTAGCTTGTCTCCGTCTGTCTTTATGTGGGCGTTATTACAGAGCTCACCTATCTTGAAAAAGATCTCATGTTTTTTGGGATCCACTTTTTCAGGATCTAAAAATTCATTGTTGATTAAAGCACCAACGACACTCATCCGATTAATTGTGAGTGTTCCTGTCTTATCGGTGCATATGAATGTGGTGGTACCAAGGGCCTCAACTGCTGCAAGCTTTCTGACAATTGCATTATTTTTGGCGAGAATCTGTGTCCCAATGGCTAAGGTCACAAGGACGACTATCGGGAGTCCTTCTGGTATTGTGGCAACTGCAAGACTTATTGCAGTTAGAGCTGACTCTATCAAAGCCTCCTTTAAAGTCATGGGGATTAGAAGCTCCCTTATCAAGACTGAAATGAAAAGGAGCAAGCTTATGACAACAGATAGCGCACCCAGTTTTTTACCAAGATTATTAATACTCTTTTCTAGAGGTGTGCTGCCCCTCTCTTCCATCGATATAAGGCTTGATATCTTACCTATGGGTGAATCTTTTCCTGTTAGTATGACTACGCCAGTTCCACGTCCCCTTGTGACGACAGTGCCCATAAAGGCTGTGTTTGGATAGCCGTCCTCAGATTTTGACTCGACAGCTTTTGAAACTGGAAAACTTTCCCCAGTAAGTGAAGATTCATCTATCTGAAGATTAATGGCCTCAATCAATCGTACTGTTGCGGATAGCTTGTCGCCATCTTCTATAGTAATTATGTCTCCTGGAACGAGCTCTCTTGAAGGGATTTCCTTCTTTACGTTGTCTCTAATTACAACGACCTTTGACTGTACCATTGCCTTTAGGACTTCAATGGCCTTGTCAGCCTTGTACTCCTGCAGGAAACCCATAACACCATTAACAGCAATGACTAAAAAAATAACAACAGAGTCCTTTAGGTTACCAATAGCAACAGATAGAATACCTGCAATCAAGAGGACTATAATAAGACTATTTTTGAACTGGTTTATGAATTTTTTAATATTAGATTCTTTCTTTGTTGTTGGAAGCTCATTATAGCCGTACTTGGCTATTCGTTTTTCAGCTTCAGCAGTTGAAAGACCTTCTTTAGTTGTATCAAGTTTTTTAAGTATGTTCTGAATATCTTCATTGGTCCAGCTTTGGTCTATCAGACCTAAATCTTCCATGCGACCAAAAAGTCATTTTAATTTATAAGCTTAACTGTGGGTAATCTAAATGACCTATTGGTCATTATTATTTTTATATCTGATGTCAAGATATTTATATTAATAAAACAATAAAAAATTATGTCAATTATTGTTCATGCCAAAGTTGAAAAAGGCATAATCAAACCTATTGAGGATATTTATAAACTAGGTATAAAAGATGGGGATGTTATCCTAGAAATAAAAAAATCTAAGGTTGATGAAATATACAATAAAATTATCTCGTCAAATGAAAAGCTTATCGAAGAGAGCATTGAATTGACAGAAATTGGTGCAGACCTTGACTAGTTTCTCTTTGAATGACTATCCCGAAGATAGAGATTTTTTTTATAGATTCAAATTTTTATCTATTTTTTATTGAAACATAAATCATACTCCCCAACTATTAAGTCTTTTTTTAATGATATAGAAAAAGGACAAATTAAAGGATATGTAAATCACACAGTTGTTTCAGAATCTTATTTCGACTATATAAGAATCAAAGTAAGCGAAAGATATACAATAGCTCCTAAAGAGTTAAACATATATATGAAAACTAATCCAGATGTACTGAGAGAAATTGACTTATCTATTGCAGAAGACATCTTCTCTTTGCCAAATCTCTATTTTTTAAATATTGAAAATATTAAAAATATTGGATCCGCTATTTATGAGTATTCTTTACTTCCAAACGATGCGACCCATGTCGCTTTTTGTATGGAACATGGGCTCACCAATATTGTTACAAATGATAAGGGTTTTGAAAGGGTAAACTTCCTTAAGGTTTGGAAACCTTGATTTAAAGAAAAATAATTAAGAAAAGAAAATATTATTTATTTTTTATTGCCGAATCCAAAGAATTTCATGAACTTGTCCATTGGAAGGGAGTTTGAAGTAATTGTTACAGGATTAGTTAAAATCCTAGCTTCTGGGGGGCTTCCTGGTTCTGAAGGCGTACCAAATACAATAGTTCCTGAAAAATTGGCTCTGTATGTCCAAACCCATTTAGTAGTATCTCCAGATATTTGAATTGGGCCTGAGATTTTTGTCACGTATCTCGATGCGTCTTGGTATGTTTCAAACTCTTCTTCATCCATCAAGTTTGGCATTGATGGGTCATATATTTTTACTGTTGGATCATAACCTTCAGGGCCCTCGTAAGTTGTTACAGTTATAATTTGTCCAACTTTTACTCTTTCAGGAGTGGCTTGTGACGGTTCTACAGCCATCGTTTGAGCAATGCCAAATACACTTGCCACAAATAACAAGCTTATCAAAATTGCAAATATTTTTTTCATAGTGATCACTTGATATAATAATTGATATCCGGGTATATATAAATATTTCGTAAAAAATAGGGAAAAATATTAGATTTCCCATATTTCCCTATTATCAAAGAAAAAGCCTTTTATTGGATTAAATTCTCTTCAATGTATGGATATATTTGAGTTTTTTAATTATGATAATTTGAAGTTCCCCAACTGTTTTGTTGATATAAGGCTCCAGAAAAGGACGAATAACATTGCTAATGTTGAAAACGGAGAGCTTGACGAGGTATCATCAAACGAGCAGGCCGGAGTTGGAGTCAGGGCCTTAGTAAAAGGTGCTTGGGGATTCTCATCAACAAACAATACTGAAGATGTCCAGAGGTGCATTGACTCTGCATACAGGATTGCCATTGCAATTTCCAGAAGCTCTAAGAGGGAGAATTTTGAAATTGACCCGCCAGTTGTAAAAGGGAAATCTGAAAACAAGGTAAAGATAGGGCCAGAAGAAATCCCACTAGAAGAAAAGATCTCCTATGCATATGAGATAGAAAAGGGTGCAAAGATAAATGACCTAGTCAAAAATACTGTTTCTGCCTGCAGCGACTCAATAACAGAGCAGCTCTATGTGAACTCTATCGGTAGCGAGATCTATCAAAAGACAACTAGAGTCTATCTAAAGTCAGTAGTTACAAGTGGCTCTGATTCTCTCCAGATGGGATATGAAGTCATGGGAGGAACAAGAGGCTATGAAGTCTTAAAAGAGAAATCGTTGGAGGAGCTTGGAAGAGAGGCCTGTGAAAAATCAATAAGACTTCTATCTGCAAAGAAAGTTTCTGGTGGGGAAAAGACTGTTGTATTAGACCCTAAGATACTAGGCGTCTTTATCCATGAGGCTTTGGGCCATGCATGTGAAGCTGATATCGTATTGCAAGGCGACTCTGTTCTAGAAGGAAAACTTGGAGAAAAGATTGGGGCAGATGGAGTAAACATCTATGATGACCCAACTTACCTAGAAAAAAACGGTACATACTTCTTTGATGACGAAGGGATAAAGGCAGAGAAAACTTGTCTATTGGATAATGGAGTTTTGAAGTCGTACCTGCACAACTTGGAGACTGCTTCAAGATTTGATGCAAAGCCTACAGGCAATGGCAGGGCCCAGGGCTTTTCATCAAGACCTCTAGTCAGGATGAGTAACGTCTACATGGGTAGCGGTGATCACAGCTTTGAAGAGCTTATCGACATAAAGGAAGGGCTATACGTAAAGGGTGGCCGAGGTGGCCAGGTCGATACTGCAAAGGGACTTTTCACCTTCGGATGCGAAGAGGTCTATGAAATTAAGGATGGCGAGCTTGGAGAGCTTTATAGAGATGTATCACTTTCTGGAAATACCTTGGAAATCCTAAAAAATATCGAGGGGATCGGAAAGGACTTCGAGATTGGGAACCCTGGGAGCTGTGGAAAAGGACAGTATGTGCCTGTAGATGATGGTGGCCCTCATATAAGAACTAGGGCTCTAGTTGGTGGAGAATAGATTAAAGTATCCTTCTTCTCCTTCTAAGGAATATGAACCCTATACCGGCGCCAATTACTGCAACGACAATTAATATTGGTATTAAAATCAATATAGGGCTAAGTGGCAGTGTTTGCTGGGAGATAGGTTGAATCTTTGATGAAGTTTCAGATATCATGGCATCAGTTGTTGCCAGCATCTCTCTGTTTCCGACCTTCTCAAATATCTTCCGGGCCTGGATAAAGTGATCAAGCGCCTTCTGGTAATCGCCCTTGTTTAGCTCTTGAGTTGCAGTGTTGAATATCTCCAAGGCTTCTGCATTTAGTGCCTTGTACTCAACTGCTGTTACTATGTTCTTTTCACATCTTTTTACTGTATCTGTGTCACCGAGTTTTGTGTACATCTCCTTGGCCTGTGAAAACTCACTGATTGATTCATCAAACTGGGCAATGAGCAATAGCCTTTCGCCCTCTTTATAGTGCCTTTCGGCAAATATTGTCAAGAAATTGTTTTTGAATACAAAGACATAGTTACTGCATACTATAACATCCTTGTAACCGTCAGAGTCTATATCAATAATAGATATTGTCTTTATCGGCCCATTGACCTTTGTTTCAGAGAGTTTCTCGCCATTGGCGGAGAATATGTAAAAAGCCCCGCTATCAATCTCCTGCTTTGATGAAGACCATTTGCCGGCAGCAACTAGAATTTCAGGTGCGCCGTCGCCTGTGAAATCATCGATTGTTACATACCTGATGTCTTTATCGACAGATTGCGGATCATTCCACATCTCATACCCTTTGCTGTCAAATAGGTAAACAAATCCATCAACTGTACCGGCAGCAACTTCCATCTTTCCATCTTTATTTATGTCACCTACACCAAAAGAATAGATATACGAATCAAGGATATTTCTCCACAGCCTTCCTTCAAGACCAAAAGCCTGAAGATACTTGTAAGAAGCAGTTATGACCTCCATTTTCTCATCTTTATTTATGTCCCCAGAGTATACATGCTCAATTGGGTAGACGTTTTCTATCTGCCACATCCTCTTCCCAGTTGGGTCATAAAGTGTAATGTTGGGGTCCCTTTCCCCCGACGCTATAACATCAGGGAATATCCAGGATAGATCAACCTTGACACCTAGGGGATAGTCGTTCCATGTCTGGTATTCAGTTGCTGAAAATTCTGAAGTGTATAATTTCATCACATAGAATCTATAGAACTCATTTTCCTTTCTCCACTGCGTGCCGTTAATATTGTAGACAGAAAAAGTTGCATCCTTAAATCCTATGACAATTTCAGGGACTCTGTCCCCATCAAGGTCTGATGCAACTAAAGAGTTGATAGGCTTTGTTTGCGGAAAGTAGAGCTGCCATTTATTGTTGCCGTTTGAGTCAAGTAGGTAGACAAAACCCCTGTCGTTATAAAATAGGACGTATCGCTCTGTCCCTTTTCGGATAACTGATAGATTTCTTGCAGGTGAATCAAAGCTCTTTGACCAAAGTGTTACCCCGTCAAGTGTGTATGCTTTAATCTCGCCTGTATCAGTTGAGATAACAACGTCATGCACTCCATCGCCATTAATATCGCCTAGCGTTGATGACACTGTGCCGTAGTCATGCCTGAAGTAGTGCTTGATTGTGAAAGGCTCTACCTCTGCAGATACGGGAACAGTAAGAAAAAATGAGAGGGATACCAATATGCACAACAGTTGTTTCATATTCATGAATACCGTTAATCACTAATAGTATATAAAGTTATTGCTTAACGATAGTTAAAATAGTGGAAATCCATTCCCCTTTGTTGCATAAGTTGGGATAATTCACCAGTTAAAAATAGCGGCCTGTTTTTAAGGTCATACACGCTGAGACAGGAATTTAAAAACATCGCTATCTTAAACTCTCCCTTTATTGTTTCTATCTTTTCAATCAAACCCCCGACATTTTCCTCAACGGCTAGCTTTAGAAACGGTAGAGCTATGCCACAGGCTTGAGCGCCCAACGATATGCATTTTGCAATATCAAAGCCCGATCGTACCCCTCCAGAGCCTATTATCGTCTTGATGCCTGCTACCCTGCATTCAGCAATTGATAGTGGTGTTGGAATGCCCCAGTTCCAGAGCTTCTTTACTGTTTCCTTGTGCTCTTGACTCCTGTAATACTCAACAGCACTCCAGCTTGTGCCGCCAACGCCTGCCACATCAACACCGTCAAGAAATGTGAGTTTCTCTGCAGTCTCTTTTGAGATGCCAGCGCCTGTTTCCTTTACTATCAATGGAAAGTCTAGTTTTTCTTTTAGTCTCTTTAAGATTTGTAGTCCGTCTTTAAAGAATAGGTCACCTTCAGGCTGGGACACTTCCTGTAGGCTGTTTAGGTGGACTGCGAGCATGTCAGCCTTTATCTCTCTAACAGAAAAAATTGCTTCCTTTTCACTATAGCCTTTAACAAACTGCGGCAATCCAATGTTGCCAATTAGGAGTATGTCTTTGGCGTATTTTCTGATGTCATATGTGGGGGTGAGCGAGTGGTCCTCTATCATAGCCCTCTGACTTCCAAGCCCCATTCCTATGCCTGTCTTCTGGCATGCCTTTGCAAGCGCCCTGTTTATCTTCAAGGCCTCTTCAGTCCCTCCAGTCATAGCAGAAATAATAAGTGGAAAAGAAAGGTGTTTGCCAAACAGCTTTACACTTGTGTCAATCTCATCAAAGTTTATTTCAGGGAGTGCCGAGTGGACAAAAGAAACGTTTTGAAGGTAGTTGTACTTAGATTGAACATCCTCTTCAAGGCATATTTTAATATGCTGGAATTTCCTTCTTTCCGTCGTCACCCTTATCTACCTTCTTCCATTTACCATATGCATATCCCACTATAAACATTATGATTGCAAAGGTTAGTATCGTATGTAAAATGTATTGAGTTGTGACTGTCTCGACCATATTAAATCCTTGGATTAAAAGCCAGAATGATACTATAATGACCACTCCACCCATTACAACCCAGCCAAAGAACCTGACCTTTGGATTCCACCTCATATCCCTTGCAATGTTTTTTGTAAATGCGCCGACCGCTCCAATTATTATAAAGGGAATTAAAATACCGATCCCATATAATAATACCTTTAGGAATGCTGTGTAGGCTGTTCCATGCAGCGCTTCATCAATTAAGATTGGCAATATTATGGCGGCGCATGGTATGTTTATTACGGCGAAAATCATTCCAAGTAAAAAAACACCGGCAAGACCATAAGAGAGAACGAGTTTTTTAGTCATTCTTTGTCCAAAACTCTTTTTTGAGATGGGGAGAGCTACTATATTCAAACCCGAATTGATAAGATTCAATCCTAAAAAGAACACTACAGAAGCACCCAAAAGCGATAAATAGAATGTTAAATATC
This window encodes:
- a CDS encoding HAD-IC family P-type ATPase; protein product: MEDLGLIDQSWTNEDIQNILKKLDTTKEGLSTAEAEKRIAKYGYNELPTTKKESNIKKFINQFKNSLIIVLLIAGILSVAIGNLKDSVVIFLVIAVNGVMGFLQEYKADKAIEVLKAMVQSKVVVIRDNVKKEIPSRELVPGDIITIEDGDKLSATVRLIEAINLQIDESSLTGESFPVSKAVESKSEDGYPNTAFMGTVVTRGRGTGVVILTGKDSPIGKISSLISMEERGSTPLEKSINNLGKKLGALSVVISLLLFISVLIRELLIPMTLKEALIESALTAISLAVATIPEGLPIVVLVTLAIGTQILAKNNAIVRKLAAVEALGTTTFICTDKTGTLTINRMSVVGALINNEFLDPEKVDPKKHEIFFKIGELCNNAHIKTDGDKLEVIGDPVEGALKVFAKKRNYHHHRVERIKENPFDSEKMMMSVLIDEGGKKTTYIKGAPRVIISRSKYGLINGKLVQLSEKDREDIIIKNREYAAQGLRALALGYKEGDSEEDIIFVGMAFFKDPLRPEVKDAIALCKKAGIKVAMITGDQRETGLSIAREAGILEAGDMTLSGKELDEMSKDKFASIVRDVVVYYRASPFHKVKIVETLKEVGEVVAVTGDGVNDAPALKMADIGVSMGLIGTDVAREASNMILMDDNFNTIVTAIREGRRIYDNIRKFLRFQLSTNIGAIILMFTTIMTGAPLPLLPVQILWINIIMDGPPAVTLSMEAFHEGLMEKPPRKKNASILTSPLYLSMFIGGIAMG
- the fni gene encoding type 2 isopentenyl-diphosphate Delta-isomerase, which translates into the protein MTTERRKFQHIKICLEEDVQSKYNYLQNVSFVHSALPEINFDEIDTSVKLFGKHLSFPLIISAMTGGTEEALKINRALAKACQKTGIGMGLGSQRAMIEDHSLTPTYDIRKYAKDILLIGNIGLPQFVKGYSEKEAIFSVREIKADMLAVHLNSLQEVSQPEGDLFFKDGLQILKRLKEKLDFPLIVKETGAGISKETAEKLTFLDGVDVAGVGGTSWSAVEYYRSQEHKETVKKLWNWGIPTPLSIAECRVAGIKTIIGSGGVRSGFDIAKCISLGAQACGIALPFLKLAVEENVGGLIEKIETIKGEFKIAMFLNSCLSVYDLKNRPLFLTGELSQLMQQRGMDFHYFNYR
- a CDS encoding TldD/PmbA family protein, with product MDIFEFFNYDNLKFPNCFVDIRLQKRTNNIANVENGELDEVSSNEQAGVGVRALVKGAWGFSSTNNTEDVQRCIDSAYRIAIAISRSSKRENFEIDPPVVKGKSENKVKIGPEEIPLEEKISYAYEIEKGAKINDLVKNTVSACSDSITEQLYVNSIGSEIYQKTTRVYLKSVVTSGSDSLQMGYEVMGGTRGYEVLKEKSLEELGREACEKSIRLLSAKKVSGGEKTVVLDPKILGVFIHEALGHACEADIVLQGDSVLEGKLGEKIGADGVNIYDDPTYLEKNGTYFFDDEGIKAEKTCLLDNGVLKSYLHNLETASRFDAKPTGNGRAQGFSSRPLVRMSNVYMGSGDHSFEELIDIKEGLYVKGGRGGQVDTAKGLFTFGCEEVYEIKDGELGELYRDVSLSGNTLEILKNIEGIGKDFEIGNPGSCGKGQYVPVDDGGPHIRTRALVGGE
- a CDS encoding PIN domain-containing protein, yielding MKHKSYSPTIKSFFNDIEKGQIKGYVNHTVVSESYFDYIRIKVSERYTIAPKELNIYMKTNPDVLREIDLSIAEDIFSLPNLYFLNIENIKNIGSAIYEYSLLPNDATHVAFCMEHGLTNIVTNDKGFERVNFLKVWKP